The following are encoded in a window of Pirellulales bacterium genomic DNA:
- a CDS encoding RNA polymerase sigma factor RpoD/SigA, translating into MPITRRKSSSAVQTPLETYLREINETALLSARDEQELATAIGLGDTRARDRMVRANLRLVVNIARGYTGKGLGLQDLIEEGNLGLLRAVEGFDPAMGTRFSTYASYWIKQSIKRALINSAKTIRIPAYMVELLSKWRRASARLTEELSRTPTPEEVARVLGLARKKLPIIKKAIRIYNSTPQTDQAESGWSLGEMVMDENLRSPEDELLAHDNLTHVLAMLATMDAREATVLRMRFGLDDQEPRTLKEIGESLGLTRERVRQIETEALAKLAEGLDARG; encoded by the coding sequence ATGCCTATCACACGACGTAAGTCTTCGTCCGCGGTCCAAACCCCGTTGGAAACGTACCTGCGGGAGATCAACGAAACCGCGTTGCTCTCGGCCCGCGACGAGCAAGAGCTGGCCACCGCGATCGGCCTGGGAGACACCCGCGCCCGCGATCGCATGGTCCGGGCCAACCTGCGTCTAGTGGTGAACATCGCCCGCGGATACACCGGCAAGGGCCTCGGCCTGCAAGACCTGATCGAAGAGGGAAACCTCGGCCTCTTGCGAGCCGTCGAGGGCTTCGACCCGGCGATGGGCACTCGCTTCAGCACCTACGCCAGCTACTGGATCAAGCAGTCCATCAAACGGGCCTTGATCAATAGCGCCAAGACGATCCGCATCCCGGCCTACATGGTCGAGCTGCTCTCGAAATGGCGGCGAGCCAGCGCCCGCCTCACCGAAGAATTGAGTCGCACGCCGACGCCGGAAGAAGTCGCCCGCGTGCTCGGGCTAGCCCGCAAGAAGCTGCCGATCATCAAGAAGGCGATCCGCATCTACAACTCGACTCCTCAGACCGATCAGGCCGAATCGGGCTGGTCGCTCGGCGAAATGGTGATGGACGAAAATCTCCGCAGCCCGGAGGACGAGCTGCTCGCCCACGACAATCTCACGCACGTGTTGGCGATGCTCGCGACGATGGACGCCCGCGAGGCGACCGTGCTGCGGATGCGGTTCGGCCTCGACGATCAAGAGCCGCGCACCCTGAAGGAGATCGGCGAATCGCTCGGTCTCACTCGCGAGCG
- a CDS encoding type II toxin-antitoxin system HicA family toxin, with translation MKRRKLLAHLRRHGCVLIREGRRHSWWGNPANNRRSAVPRHTEIPDPLARKICRDLGISDP, from the coding sequence GTGAAACGCCGGAAACTACTCGCTCATCTTCGGCGGCATGGTTGCGTGCTGATCCGCGAAGGCCGGCGCCATTCGTGGTGGGGAAATCCAGCGAATAATCGGCGTTCGGCTGTACCCCGACATACCGAAATCCCCGATCCGCTGGCGCGAAAAATATGCCGCGACCTCGGCATTTCGGATCCCTAA
- a CDS encoding type II toxin-antitoxin system HicB family antitoxin, with translation MGTNYTAVIQQHDAWWIGWVEEVPGVNSQGKTREELLDNLRDALSEALEMNRADARAAAGGPYEEVSIPA, from the coding sequence ATGGGAACGAATTACACGGCCGTTATTCAGCAGCACGATGCCTGGTGGATCGGCTGGGTCGAGGAGGTACCGGGCGTCAACTCGCAGGGAAAGACCCGCGAGGAGTTACTGGACAATTTGCGCGACGCCCTCAGCGAGGCCCTGGAGATGAACCGTGCGGACGCGCGAGCTGCCGCTGGCGGACCTTACGAGGAAGTCAGCATCCCCGCGTGA
- a CDS encoding S1 RNA-binding domain-containing protein, with product MDNVADKYPVGSVIKGTVVNVMSYGAFVKLEEGIEGLVHISEMSWTKRISHPNELVHIDDEINVVVLGINKEKQEISLGMKQTQENPWDKVADRYPPGTLVKGTVRNLTNYGAFIEIEEGIDGLLHVSDMSWTRKISHPSEVVEKGQQIECKVLSVDQQRRRIALGLKQLADDPWATEIPTKYQPGQLVTGTVTKLTNFGVFVGLEDGLEGLLHISELADHKVENPEEVVKVGDQIEVKILRVDTDERKIGLSRKRVEWAEEEGTKADGDGAAGSPGSPKAQPSAPPSELKGGISGKSGPLIGPAAQE from the coding sequence CGTGGTCAACGTGATGAGCTACGGGGCGTTCGTGAAGCTCGAGGAAGGGATCGAGGGCCTCGTGCACATCAGCGAGATGTCGTGGACCAAACGAATCAGCCATCCGAACGAATTGGTCCACATCGACGACGAAATCAACGTCGTCGTGCTTGGGATCAACAAGGAGAAGCAGGAAATCTCCCTGGGCATGAAGCAAACCCAGGAAAATCCCTGGGACAAGGTGGCCGATCGCTATCCGCCGGGAACACTCGTCAAGGGAACCGTCCGCAATCTCACCAATTATGGCGCTTTCATCGAGATCGAGGAAGGGATCGACGGGCTGCTGCACGTGAGCGACATGTCGTGGACCCGCAAGATCAGCCATCCCAGCGAAGTCGTCGAAAAGGGGCAACAGATCGAGTGCAAGGTGCTCTCGGTCGATCAGCAGCGGCGGCGAATCGCGCTCGGCCTGAAGCAACTCGCCGATGACCCCTGGGCCACCGAGATTCCGACCAAGTACCAACCAGGCCAATTGGTGACGGGCACGGTGACGAAGCTCACGAATTTCGGCGTGTTCGTCGGACTCGAGGACGGCTTGGAGGGGCTGCTGCACATTTCGGAGCTGGCCGACCACAAGGTCGAGAATCCCGAGGAAGTGGTCAAGGTTGGCGATCAGATCGAGGTGAAAATCCTTCGCGTCGATACCGACGAGCGAAAGATCGGCCTGTCGCGGAAGCGCGTCGAATGGGCCGAGGAGGAAGGGACCAAGGCCGACGGTGACGGTGCGGCGGGTTCGCCCGGATCACCGAAAGCCCAGCCATCGGCGCCGCCCTCTGAACTCAAAGGTGGCATCAGCGGCAAGAGCGGGCCGCTGATTGGCCCGGCGGCGCAAGAATAG